The following are from one region of the Pseudazoarcus pumilus genome:
- the rplB gene encoding 50S ribosomal protein L2, translating to MALVKVKPTSAGRRAMVKVVNDSLHKGRPHASLVEKQSKHAGRNNGGRITVRHKGGGHKQHYRVVDFRRMRDGIQAKVERVEYDPNRSANIALICYADGQRSYIIAPRGLEVGQQVVSGSEAPIKPGNTLPIRNIPVGTTIHCIELQPGKGAQIARAAGASVQLLAREGSYAQVRLRSGEVRRVHVECRATIGEVGNSEHSLRKIGKAGANRWRGIRPTVRGVAMNPVDHPHGGGEGRTGEGGVPRSPWGQPAKGFRTRSNKRTDKMIVQRRYKR from the coding sequence ATGGCACTGGTAAAAGTCAAACCCACTTCCGCCGGCCGCCGGGCGATGGTCAAGGTTGTCAATGACAGCCTGCACAAGGGCCGTCCCCACGCGAGCCTGGTCGAGAAGCAGAGCAAGCACGCCGGTCGCAACAACGGCGGCCGCATCACCGTTCGCCACAAGGGCGGTGGTCACAAGCAGCACTATCGCGTGGTCGATTTCCGTCGCATGCGTGACGGCATTCAGGCCAAGGTCGAGCGCGTCGAGTACGACCCGAACCGCTCGGCGAACATCGCGCTGATCTGCTACGCCGATGGTCAGCGCAGCTACATCATCGCGCCGCGCGGCCTCGAGGTCGGCCAGCAGGTCGTCAGCGGTTCCGAGGCGCCGATCAAGCCGGGCAATACGCTGCCGATCCGCAATATTCCGGTCGGTACGACGATCCACTGCATCGAATTGCAGCCCGGCAAGGGTGCGCAGATCGCCCGTGCGGCCGGAGCTTCCGTGCAGTTGCTCGCCCGCGAGGGTTCGTACGCGCAGGTTCGCCTGCGTTCCGGTGAGGTGCGTCGCGTGCATGTCGAGTGCCGCGCCACGATTGGCGAGGTCGGCAACTCCGAGCACTCGTTGCGCAAGATCGGCAAGGCCGGCGCCAACCGCTGGCGCGGTATTCGTCCGACAGTGCGCGGCGTCGCGATGAACCCGGTCGATCACCCGCACGGCGGCGGCGAAGGCCGCACCGGCGAGGGCGGCGTTCCGCGCAGCCCGTGGGGTCAGCCGGCCAAGGGCTTCCGGACGCGCAGCAACAAGCGCACCGACAAGATGATCGTGCAGCGCCGCTACAAGCGATAA
- the rpsS gene encoding 30S ribosomal protein S19, which yields MARSVKKGPFVDGHLLKKVDAARTSNDKRPLKTWSRRSTVLPDFVGLTIAVHNGRQHVPVFISENMVGHKLGEFALTRTFKGHAASKKAKR from the coding sequence ATGGCACGTTCCGTAAAGAAAGGCCCGTTCGTCGACGGGCACCTGCTGAAGAAGGTCGACGCCGCGCGCACGTCCAACGACAAGCGTCCGCTCAAGACCTGGTCGCGCCGCTCGACGGTGCTGCCGGATTTTGTCGGCCTCACGATCGCGGTACATAACGGTCGCCAGCATGTTCCGGTGTTCATTTCCGAGAACATGGTCGGCCACAAGCTCGGTGAATTCGCGCTCACGCGGACCTTCAAGGGTCATGCCGCGAGCAAGAAGGCGAAGAGGTAA
- the rplV gene encoding 50S ribosomal protein L22, giving the protein METRAILRGVRLSAQKGRLVADMVRGKPVDQALNILAFSPKRGAEIIRKVVESAIANAEHNDGADIDTLKLKTISVEEGMTLKRFTARAKGRGNRILKPTCHIYVSVGE; this is encoded by the coding sequence ATGGAAACCAGAGCGATTCTTCGCGGTGTCCGACTGTCCGCCCAAAAGGGCAGGCTGGTCGCGGACATGGTGCGAGGCAAGCCGGTGGATCAGGCGCTCAACATTCTCGCCTTCTCGCCGAAGAGGGGCGCAGAGATCATCCGCAAGGTGGTCGAGTCCGCGATTGCCAATGCCGAGCACAACGACGGCGCCGACATCGACACGCTGAAGCTCAAGACGATCAGCGTCGAGGAAGGCATGACGCTCAAGCGCTTCACCGCGCGCGCCAAGGGCCGGGGCAACCGCATTCTCAAGCCCACCTGCCATATCTACGTGTCGGTCGGGGAGTAA
- the rpsC gene encoding 30S ribosomal protein S3, which translates to MGQKIHPTGFRLAVTHDWTSRWFAPSGIYATMLAEDVKVRDFLKKRLAHASVAKVIIERPAKNARITLFSARPGVVIGKKGEDIEKLKRELQAIIGVPVHVNIEEVRKPEVDAQLVADSIAQQLEKRIMFRRAMKRAMQNAMRLGAQGIKIMSSGRLNGAEIARTEWYREGRVPLHTLRADIDYGFSEAKTTYGIIGIKVWVYKGEMLGRNEKPVVADSENEGRKGRRAPRNDAGDGRGAKRTGRRAVTTDQSDADASGARTKKAGVGDAAAEEKEVS; encoded by the coding sequence ATGGGTCAGAAAATTCATCCGACCGGATTCCGTCTCGCGGTCACGCATGACTGGACGTCGCGCTGGTTCGCTCCGAGCGGTATCTACGCCACCATGCTCGCCGAGGACGTCAAGGTCCGTGACTTTCTCAAGAAGCGGCTTGCGCACGCGTCGGTCGCCAAGGTCATCATCGAGCGTCCCGCCAAGAATGCGCGCATCACGCTGTTCTCGGCCCGTCCGGGTGTGGTCATCGGCAAGAAGGGCGAGGATATCGAGAAGCTCAAGCGCGAGTTGCAGGCGATCATCGGCGTGCCGGTGCATGTGAACATCGAAGAGGTTCGCAAGCCCGAGGTCGACGCGCAGCTGGTGGCCGATTCGATCGCCCAGCAGCTCGAGAAGCGCATCATGTTCCGCCGCGCGATGAAGCGTGCAATGCAGAACGCCATGCGCCTCGGCGCCCAGGGCATCAAGATCATGAGTTCGGGTCGTCTCAATGGCGCGGAGATCGCGCGTACCGAGTGGTATCGGGAAGGCCGTGTGCCGCTGCACACGCTGCGTGCGGACATCGACTACGGTTTCTCCGAGGCCAAGACGACGTACGGCATCATCGGCATCAAGGTGTGGGTCTACAAGGGCGAAATGCTCGGCCGCAACGAGAAGCCGGTGGTCGCCGACAGCGAGAACGAGGGTCGCAAGGGCCGCCGTGCGCCGCGCAACGACGCGGGTGACGGACGCGGTGCGAAGCGCACCGGACGCCGTGCGGTAACGACGGATCAATCGGACGCCGACGCGAGCGGTGCACGTACGAAGAAAGCGGGAGTAGGCGATGCTGCAGCCGAAGAGAAGGAAGTATCGTAA
- the rplP gene encoding 50S ribosomal protein L16, giving the protein MLQPKRRKYRKEQKGRNTGVATRGAKVSFGEFGLKATTRGRLTARQIESARRAMTRHIKRGGRIWIRVFPDKPISTKPAEVRMGKGKGNPEYWVAEIQPGKVLYEMDGVSEELAREAFRLAAAKLPFATVFVHRHLG; this is encoded by the coding sequence ATGCTGCAGCCGAAGAGAAGGAAGTATCGTAAGGAACAGAAGGGCCGCAACACCGGTGTCGCCACGCGTGGCGCAAAGGTCAGTTTCGGCGAGTTCGGGCTCAAGGCCACTACGCGTGGTCGTCTGACCGCACGTCAGATCGAGTCCGCCCGTCGCGCCATGACCCGTCACATCAAGCGGGGCGGTCGCATCTGGATCCGCGTGTTCCCGGACAAGCCGATCTCGACCAAGCCCGCAGAGGTGCGCATGGGCAAGGGCAAGGGCAACCCGGAGTATTGGGTCGCCGAGATTCAGCCGGGCAAGGTGTTGTACGAAATGGACGGCGTCAGCGAAGAACTTGCGCGCGAGGCGTTTCGCCTTGCCGCCGCGAAGCTTCCCTTCGCGACCGTGTTCGTCCATCGTCACTTGGGGTGA
- the rpmC gene encoding 50S ribosomal protein L29, producing MKASELRAKDLGGLDKELLELLKAQFSLRMQHATQQLGDTGQLRKVRRDIARVRTLMREKAVQK from the coding sequence ATGAAAGCTAGCGAACTTCGCGCCAAGGATCTTGGCGGTCTGGACAAGGAGTTGCTCGAGCTGCTCAAGGCGCAGTTCTCGCTGCGCATGCAGCATGCAACTCAACAGCTCGGTGACACGGGCCAACTGCGCAAAGTGCGTCGCGACATTGCGCGCGTGCGTACGCTGATGCGTGAAAAGGCGGTGCAGAAATGA
- the rpsQ gene encoding 30S ribosomal protein S17 has translation MTETTQNTRRLVGRVVSDKMEKTVTVLVERRVKHPLYGKIMTKSAKYHAHDGDGAAGAGDLVEIEECRPISKTKAWRVAKVVEKARII, from the coding sequence ATGACCGAAACGACTCAGAACACGCGACGCCTGGTCGGCCGGGTCGTCAGCGACAAGATGGAAAAGACCGTGACCGTGCTGGTCGAGCGTCGAGTAAAGCATCCGCTCTACGGCAAGATCATGACGAAGTCGGCGAAGTATCACGCGCACGACGGTGACGGCGCTGCCGGAGCCGGCGACCTGGTCGAGATCGAGGAGTGCCGTCCGATCTCCAAGACCAAGGCCTGGCGTGTCGCCAAGGTGGTCGAAAAAGCGCGCATCATCTGA
- the rplN gene encoding 50S ribosomal protein L14, producing MIQMQSKLGVADNSGARSVMCIKVLGGSKRRYAGIGDIIKVTVKDAAPRGRVKKGDVLNAVVVRTAKGVRRPDGSLVKFDGNAAVLLNNKLEPIGTRIFGPVTRELRTEKFMKIVSLAPEVL from the coding sequence ATGATCCAAATGCAGTCCAAGCTGGGCGTGGCCGACAATTCCGGCGCGCGTTCGGTGATGTGTATCAAGGTCCTGGGTGGGTCCAAGCGCCGCTACGCCGGCATCGGGGACATCATCAAGGTGACCGTCAAGGACGCCGCTCCGCGCGGACGCGTCAAGAAAGGCGACGTGCTCAATGCGGTCGTCGTCCGTACCGCCAAGGGCGTTCGCCGCCCGGACGGTTCGCTCGTCAAGTTTGACGGCAATGCGGCGGTTCTGCTCAACAACAAGCTCGAGCCGATCGGCACCCGTATCTTCGGGCCGGTCACGCGTGAGCTGCGTACCGAGAAGTTCATGAAGATCGTCTCGCTCGCGCCGGAAGTCCTCTGA
- the rplX gene encoding 50S ribosomal protein L24 gives MKKIRKGDEVAILAGKDKGRRGVVVRRVDDEHLVVEGVNRVKKHVRPNPLKGETGGIVEKEMPIHVSNVALFNPTAQKADRVGIKTLEDGRKVRFFKSNGELVDA, from the coding sequence ATGAAGAAGATCCGAAAAGGTGATGAGGTCGCGATCCTGGCCGGCAAGGACAAGGGTCGCCGCGGCGTGGTCGTGCGCCGGGTCGATGACGAGCATCTCGTCGTCGAGGGAGTGAATCGCGTCAAGAAGCACGTTCGCCCGAATCCGCTCAAGGGCGAGACCGGTGGCATCGTCGAGAAAGAGATGCCGATTCACGTTTCCAATGTAGCCCTGTTCAACCCGACGGCGCAGAAAGCCGACCGAGTTGGAATCAAGACGCTCGAAGACGGCCGCAAGGTGCGTTTCTTCAAGTCGAACGGCGAACTGGTTGACGCCTAA
- the rplE gene encoding 50S ribosomal protein L5 codes for MARLQEYYKDEVMAVLKDRFGYKSVMEVPRITKITLNMGVGEAVGDKKILENAVGDMAKIAAQKPVVTKARKSIAGFKIRDGYPIGCMVTLRGPRMYEFLDRLISVAIPRVRDFRGVSGKGFDGRGNYNMGVKEQIIFPEIEYDKIDVLRGMNISITTTAKSDEEAKALLAAFKFPFKN; via the coding sequence ATGGCGCGCTTGCAAGAGTATTACAAGGACGAGGTCATGGCCGTGCTGAAGGATCGCTTCGGCTACAAGTCGGTCATGGAAGTTCCGCGGATCACCAAAATCACCTTGAACATGGGTGTCGGTGAGGCCGTCGGCGACAAGAAGATCCTCGAGAACGCAGTCGGCGACATGGCCAAGATCGCGGCACAGAAGCCCGTCGTGACCAAGGCCCGCAAGTCGATTGCCGGTTTCAAGATCCGTGACGGCTATCCGATCGGATGCATGGTGACCCTGCGCGGACCTCGCATGTACGAGTTTCTCGATCGCCTGATTTCAGTTGCGATCCCGCGGGTTCGTGACTTCCGTGGCGTATCCGGAAAGGGCTTCGATGGCCGTGGAAACTACAACATGGGCGTCAAGGAGCAGATCATCTTCCCGGAGATCGAGTACGACAAGATCGACGTGCTGCGTGGCATGAACATCAGCATCACGACGACCGCGAAATCCGACGAGGAAGCCAAGGCGTTGCTCGCGGCGTTCAAGTTCCCGTTCAAGAATTGA
- the rpsN gene encoding 30S ribosomal protein S14: protein MAKLALINREEKRRKLAAKFAAKRAALLAQIKDSSLSEDERMTARLKLQQLPRNASPVRQRNRCTLTGRPRGVFRKFGLCRNKLRELTFRGEVPGVTKASW, encoded by the coding sequence ATGGCGAAACTGGCTCTGATCAATCGAGAAGAAAAGCGCCGCAAGCTTGCGGCCAAGTTTGCGGCCAAGCGTGCGGCTTTGCTGGCCCAGATCAAGGACAGCAGTCTGTCCGAGGACGAGCGCATGACCGCGCGTCTGAAGCTGCAGCAACTGCCCCGCAATGCGAGTCCGGTGCGCCAGCGGAACCGCTGCACGCTGACGGGTCGTCCGCGTGGCGTGTTCCGTAAATTCGGTCTGTGTCGCAACAAACTGCGTGAGCTGACGTTCCGCGGCGAGGTGCCCGGCGTGACCAAGGCGAGCTGGTAA
- the rpsH gene encoding 30S ribosomal protein S8, producing the protein MSMSDPVADMLTRIRNGQQAQKATVTMPSSKLKVAIAKVLQDEGYIDSWSVRENSGKPELDVGLKYYAGRPVIERIERVSRPGLRIYKGSEKLPRVMNGLGVAIVSTPRGVMTDRAARAGRVGGEVLCYVA; encoded by the coding sequence ATGAGTATGTCCGATCCTGTCGCCGACATGCTGACGCGCATCCGTAACGGACAGCAGGCGCAAAAGGCTACGGTCACCATGCCGAGCTCGAAGCTGAAAGTCGCGATCGCGAAAGTTTTGCAGGACGAGGGTTATATCGACTCCTGGTCTGTGCGCGAGAACTCCGGCAAGCCGGAACTCGACGTCGGTCTCAAGTACTACGCCGGTCGTCCGGTCATCGAGCGCATTGAGCGCGTCAGTCGCCCCGGCCTGCGTATCTACAAGGGTAGCGAGAAGCTTCCCCGTGTCATGAACGGCCTGGGTGTCGCCATCGTGTCGACGCCGCGCGGCGTCATGACCGATCGCGCAGCGCGCGCCGGTCGTGTCGGCGGCGAAGTGCTCTGCTACGTCGCCTAA
- the rplF gene encoding 50S ribosomal protein L6: protein MSRVAKDPIKLPAGVEVTVNAGQVAVKGPLGQLSHDFGNVVAIARDGELLTFEPNAGVANSHAMSGTARAIVNNMVVGVSKGFEKKLQLVGVGYRAQAQGDKLNLTLGLSHPVVHQMPAGVKVETPTQTEVLIKGIDKQQVGQVAAEVRAYRQPEPYKGKGVRYADEVIVLKETKKK from the coding sequence ATGTCTCGTGTAGCCAAGGATCCGATCAAGCTTCCCGCAGGTGTGGAAGTGACGGTCAATGCGGGTCAGGTCGCCGTCAAGGGGCCGCTGGGCCAGCTCTCGCACGACTTCGGCAACGTCGTTGCCATCGCGCGTGACGGCGAACTGCTGACCTTCGAGCCGAACGCCGGTGTGGCCAATTCCCACGCGATGTCCGGTACCGCGCGTGCGATCGTCAACAACATGGTCGTCGGTGTGAGCAAGGGCTTCGAGAAGAAGCTCCAGCTCGTCGGCGTCGGTTATCGCGCGCAGGCCCAGGGCGACAAGCTCAACCTGACGCTCGGCTTGTCGCATCCGGTCGTGCATCAGATGCCGGCTGGCGTGAAAGTAGAAACCCCGACTCAGACCGAGGTCTTGATCAAGGGAATCGACAAGCAGCAGGTTGGCCAGGTCGCGGCCGAAGTGCGGGCATATCGCCAACCCGAGCCCTACAAAGGCAAGGGCGTTCGCTACGCGGACGAGGTGATCGTGCTCAAGGAAACCAAGAAGAAGTAA
- the rplR gene encoding 50S ribosomal protein L18 — translation MNKKQARLRRARKTRAKLAELKAVRLTVNRTNAHIYAQIISACRSKVLASASTVEKDVRAQLKSGANKEAAMAVGKLIAERAKAAGVEQVAFDRAGFLYHGRVKALADAAREGGLKF, via the coding sequence ATGAACAAAAAACAAGCTCGTCTGCGTCGTGCCCGCAAAACCCGGGCCAAGCTCGCGGAACTCAAAGCGGTTCGTCTGACGGTCAACCGTACGAATGCGCATATCTATGCGCAGATCATTTCGGCTTGCCGTTCGAAGGTTCTCGCCTCTGCTTCCACGGTGGAAAAAGACGTCCGTGCCCAGCTCAAGAGCGGGGCCAACAAGGAAGCCGCGATGGCGGTCGGCAAGCTGATCGCCGAGCGCGCCAAGGCCGCCGGTGTCGAGCAGGTCGCATTCGACCGCGCCGGTTTTCTCTATCACGGTCGCGTCAAGGCGCTGGCCGATGCAGCCCGCGAAGGCGGTCTGAAGTTCTAA
- the rpsE gene encoding 30S ribosomal protein S5 gives MAKQQSKRAPAAEERDDNMREKMVSINRVTKVVKGGRILGFAALTVVGDGDGGIGMGKGKSREVPVAVQKAMDEARRKLAKVSLRNGTLQHTVIGRHGAAHVLMQPAPSGTGIIAGGPMRAVFEVMGVTDVICKCIGSTNPYNVVRATINGLLAINTPAEIAAKRGKSIEEIVG, from the coding sequence ATGGCCAAGCAACAAAGCAAACGAGCGCCTGCCGCTGAAGAGCGCGACGACAACATGCGCGAGAAGATGGTCTCCATCAATCGCGTCACCAAGGTCGTCAAGGGCGGCCGCATCCTCGGCTTCGCCGCGCTGACGGTGGTCGGCGACGGCGATGGCGGCATCGGCATGGGCAAGGGTAAGTCCCGCGAAGTGCCCGTCGCCGTGCAGAAGGCGATGGATGAGGCCCGGCGCAAGCTGGCCAAGGTGTCGCTGCGCAACGGCACGCTGCAGCACACGGTGATCGGCCGGCATGGCGCAGCCCACGTGCTCATGCAGCCCGCGCCCAGCGGTACCGGCATCATCGCCGGCGGCCCGATGCGTGCTGTCTTCGAGGTCATGGGTGTGACCGACGTGATCTGCAAGTGCATCGGCTCGACCAATCCGTACAACGTCGTGCGCGCGACCATCAACGGTCTGCTGGCGATCAACACGCCGGCCGAGATCGCGGCCAAGCGCGGCAAGAGTATCGAAGAGATTGTGGGGTAA
- the rpmD gene encoding 50S ribosomal protein L30, which yields MADKKLKVTLVKSVIGTKQSHRATVRGLGLRRLNHSVELQDTPEIRGMINKVSYLLKCEG from the coding sequence ATGGCGGACAAGAAACTCAAGGTCACGCTCGTGAAGAGCGTGATCGGTACCAAGCAATCCCACCGTGCAACGGTGCGTGGCCTGGGTCTGCGTCGCCTGAATCATTCGGTCGAGCTGCAGGACACCCCCGAGATCCGCGGGATGATCAACAAGGTTTCGTACCTCCTGAAGTGTGAGGGCTGA
- the rplO gene encoding 50S ribosomal protein L15, giving the protein MRLNNIQPGEGSKKAARRVGRGIGSGLGKTCGRGHKGQKSRAGGFHKVGFEGGQMPLQRRLPKRGFVSMTKARNAEVRLSEIDKLPVDEIDLLVLKQAGVIPADSLSAKVMVSGTINRKVTLRGIGATKGALAAIEAAGGSVSAE; this is encoded by the coding sequence ATGCGACTCAATAACATCCAACCCGGCGAGGGTTCGAAGAAGGCTGCGCGTCGCGTCGGTCGCGGCATCGGCTCCGGCCTGGGCAAGACCTGCGGTCGCGGCCACAAGGGGCAGAAGTCCCGCGCTGGCGGCTTTCACAAGGTGGGCTTCGAGGGCGGTCAGATGCCGCTGCAGCGCCGCCTGCCCAAGCGTGGCTTCGTTTCGATGACCAAGGCGCGCAACGCCGAGGTGCGACTGTCCGAGATCGACAAGTTGCCGGTCGACGAGATCGATCTGCTGGTGCTCAAGCAGGCCGGCGTGATTCCGGCTGATTCGCTCTCGGCCAAGGTGATGGTGTCGGGCACGATCAATCGCAAGGTCACGCTGCGCGGTATCGGCGCGACCAAGGGTGCGCTCGCAGCCATCGAGGCTGCCGGCGGTTCCGTCTCGGCCGAATAA
- the secY gene encoding preprotein translocase subunit SecY has translation MANSAALGSTGRFGDLKRRLLFVLGALIVYRLGAHIPVPGIDPDRLAELFQTQAGGILGVFNLFSGGALSRFTIFALGIMPYISASIIMQLVTVAVPSMEQLKKEGEAGRRKITQYTRYGTLVLALAQGIGISIALETQAGLVLDPGLMFRFVTVTTLVTGTMFLMWMGEQITERGIGNGISLIIFAGIVAGLPSAIGGLFELVRTGGMHPFTALVICVLVVLVTGFVVFVERGQRKILVNYAKRQVGNKVYGGQSSHLPLKLNMAGVIPPIFASSIILFPATLGQWFGSSEGMIWLRDISSTLSPGQPIYVLLYALAIIFFCFFYTALVFNPRETADNLKKSGAFVPGIRPGDQTARYIEKILTRLTMVGAVYITAVCLLPEFLILRWNVPFYFGGTSLLIIVVVTMDFMTQVQSHVMSHQYESLLKKANFKGPGGLPTR, from the coding sequence GTGGCAAATAGCGCAGCGCTGGGAAGCACGGGACGATTCGGCGACCTGAAACGTCGTCTGCTGTTCGTCCTCGGCGCCCTCATCGTCTACCGTCTCGGGGCGCACATCCCGGTGCCGGGCATCGATCCGGACCGGCTCGCCGAGCTGTTCCAGACGCAGGCGGGCGGCATCCTCGGGGTGTTCAACCTGTTCTCGGGCGGCGCGCTGTCGCGTTTCACGATCTTCGCGCTGGGGATCATGCCGTACATCTCGGCTTCGATCATCATGCAGCTCGTGACGGTGGCCGTGCCTTCGATGGAGCAGCTCAAGAAGGAGGGCGAGGCCGGTCGGCGCAAGATCACGCAGTACACGCGCTACGGCACGCTGGTGCTGGCGCTCGCGCAGGGCATCGGCATTTCGATCGCCCTCGAGACGCAGGCCGGGCTCGTGCTCGATCCGGGGCTGATGTTCCGCTTCGTTACGGTCACCACGCTGGTGACGGGCACGATGTTCCTGATGTGGATGGGTGAGCAGATCACCGAGCGCGGCATCGGCAACGGCATCTCGCTGATCATCTTCGCCGGTATCGTCGCGGGTCTGCCCAGTGCCATTGGTGGGCTGTTCGAACTGGTGCGCACCGGCGGCATGCACCCCTTCACGGCGCTCGTGATCTGCGTGCTGGTGGTGCTGGTGACCGGCTTCGTGGTGTTCGTCGAGCGTGGTCAGCGCAAGATCCTGGTCAACTACGCCAAGCGTCAGGTCGGCAACAAGGTCTATGGTGGCCAGAGTTCGCACCTGCCGCTCAAGCTGAACATGGCCGGCGTAATCCCGCCGATCTTCGCCTCGAGCATCATTCTGTTCCCGGCGACGTTGGGGCAGTGGTTCGGCTCCTCGGAAGGGATGATCTGGCTGCGCGACATCTCGTCGACGCTGTCGCCGGGCCAGCCGATCTACGTGCTGCTGTATGCGCTGGCGATCATCTTCTTCTGCTTCTTCTACACCGCGCTGGTGTTCAATCCGCGCGAGACGGCAGACAATCTGAAGAAGAGCGGGGCCTTCGTGCCGGGGATCCGTCCGGGAGACCAGACGGCGCGCTACATCGAAAAGATCCTGACCCGCCTGACCATGGTCGGTGCGGTCTATATCACCGCGGTGTGCCTGTTGCCGGAGTTCCTGATCCTGCGCTGGAACGTGCCGTTCTACTTCGGCGGGACGTCGCTTCTGATTATCGTGGTCGTGACGATGGACTTCATGACCCAGGTGCAGTCGCATGTGATGTCGCACCAGTACGAGAGCCTGCTCAAGAAGGCGAACTTCAAGGGCCCGGGCGGATTGCCGACCCGCTAA
- the infA gene encoding translation initiation factor IF-1: protein MSKEDVIEMQGEVIENLPNATFRVRLENGHVVLGYISGKMRMHYIRILPGDKVTVQLTPYDLSKARIVFRTK, encoded by the coding sequence ATGAGCAAGGAAGACGTCATCGAGATGCAGGGGGAGGTCATTGAAAACCTCCCGAATGCGACGTTTCGCGTCCGGCTGGAAAACGGCCATGTGGTGCTGGGCTACATCTCCGGAAAGATGCGCATGCACTACATCCGGATTCTTCCGGGAGACAAGGTCACGGTGCAGCTGACACCCTACGACCTGAGCAAGGCCCGGATCGTGTTCCGGACGAAATGA
- the rpmJ gene encoding 50S ribosomal protein L36 translates to MRVQASVKRLCRHCKIVRRKGVVRVICSEPRHKQRQG, encoded by the coding sequence ATGAGAGTTCAGGCTTCGGTAAAGCGGCTGTGCCGCCATTGCAAGATCGTCCGTCGCAAGGGCGTGGTTCGCGTGATTTGCTCCGAACCGCGTCACAAGCAGCGGCAGGGTTGA
- the rpsM gene encoding 30S ribosomal protein S13: protein MARIAGVNIPNHKHVEIALTAIFGIGRTRAQKICDEAGIARAVKVKDLTESDMDQLRDGVGRFVVEGDLRREVTMSIKRLMDLGCYRGFRHRRGLPLRGQRTRTNARTRKGPRKAIAGKKK, encoded by the coding sequence ATGGCCCGTATCGCTGGGGTTAACATCCCGAACCACAAGCACGTCGAGATCGCGCTGACTGCCATTTTTGGCATCGGCCGCACCCGTGCCCAGAAAATCTGCGATGAGGCGGGTATCGCCCGTGCGGTGAAGGTCAAGGATCTCACCGAATCCGACATGGATCAGCTGCGCGATGGCGTTGGCAGATTCGTCGTCGAGGGTGACCTGCGTCGCGAAGTGACCATGAGCATCAAGCGCCTGATGGACCTGGGCTGCTATCGCGGCTTTCGTCATCGTCGAGGCCTCCCGCTGCGCGGTCAGCGCACGCGAACCAATGCACGCACGCGCAAAGGGCCCCGCAAGGCCATCGCCGGCAAGAAGAAGTGA
- the rpsK gene encoding 30S ribosomal protein S11 — protein MAKTTAKVRKKVKKNVAEGIAHVHASFNNTIITITDRQGNALSWATSGGAGFKGSRKSTPFAAQVAAEAAGKAAVECGIKNLEVRIKGPGPGRESAVRALNALGIKIASITDVTPIPHNGCRPPKKRRI, from the coding sequence ATGGCTAAGACGACTGCGAAGGTTCGCAAGAAGGTCAAGAAGAACGTGGCCGAGGGCATTGCCCACGTGCACGCGAGCTTCAACAACACCATCATCACGATCACCGATCGTCAGGGCAACGCCCTGTCGTGGGCGACGTCCGGTGGTGCCGGCTTCAAGGGCTCGCGCAAGAGCACGCCGTTCGCCGCCCAGGTGGCCGCGGAGGCTGCCGGCAAGGCCGCTGTGGAATGCGGCATCAAGAATCTGGAAGTGCGCATCAAGGGCCCCGGCCCGGGTCGCGAGTCGGCCGTGCGTGCGCTCAACGCACTCGGCATCAAGATCGCCAGCATCACCGATGTCACGCCGATCCCGCACAACGGCTGCCGTCCGCCCAAAAAGCGTCGTATCTGA